The sequence ATTTTTGGGAAGTAAGGCGAGATTCTAACGCCAAAACGTCGGCGAAAGGGAGTTATCCACAGGGACGGATCATCTGGCGAAGTCTTCCTGGGGTCAGGCCAAACCTGGCTAAACTATTGACGGCCAAAAGAAAACCGGTTTAAATAGCGGGTTCCGCGAAAACCAATTCTGTAAACCTCCGGCCATTGCCGCTTCAGCGATGATCGTGCGGTTAATTTTCGATCAGTCGATCAAGTGAGAGCAACATGAAACGTACTTACCAACCTTCCGTTACCCGTCGCAAGCGCACCCACGGCTTCCGCGTTCGCATGAAGACCGCAGGTGGCCGCAAGGTCATCAACGCACGTCGCGCGAAGGGCCGCAAGCGCCTCGCCATCTAAGGCAGGCGAGCGGATTGCGCGCTCCGTCTGTGGCTAGCGATGCCCGCGGCGAAGCGGGAGCGGCAGGGGCGCCGCAACTGGGCTCGGTTCCGTTGCGAGCGCAAGCCGCCTTCCCCAAAGCCGCAAGGCTACTGAAAACGGATGAATTTTCATCCGTTTTTCGTTTGCGCCCGTGGCGCCGCACCGCGCACTTCGTGGTGTACGGCCGGCCCACCGGAAATGACGCTCGCTTAGGTCTCGTGATCGGCAAGAAGTATGCGCCGCGCGCGGCCACGCGTAATCTGGTACGTCGACTCGCGCGTGAAGCCTTCCGGCTGCGTCGCGCGGAATTCGGCGGTTGGGATGTGCTGCTGCGTCTGCACACGCGCTTCGACAAGAAAGCTTTGCCGAGCGCTTCGTCGCCGCCGTTGAGGGCGCTGTGCCGCAGCGAGATAGAGGCGCTGCTCGACAAGGCAGCGCGCGAAATTATCCGTCGCGAGGCGCCGCCCGCGGAAGCGCCCAAGACGGAATGACGCTCAAGTGAGTGCCCACTTTGCAGTTCAGGCCGCTCCGGCGGCCCTGCTGGGTGGGCGTCACCCGGTACTCCACGTTGCGCGGCGCTGTTAGGCCGCACCAGCCATGCAAACGGTACTCATCGCTTTACTGCGTTTCTACAAGGTTGCTGTGAGCCCTATGCTCGGCAACCGGTGCCGTTTTTACCCTTCCTGTTCTGATTACGCGCGCGAAGCAATCCAGTATCATGGCGCCGCGCGCGGGACTTATCTCGCCGCCAGGCGTATTTGCCGCTGCCACCCGTTTTCCGCGGGCGGTATCGATCTCGTCCCGCCTCCCACTTCTGAAAAGCGCTGACGCGCCGTTCCATCGACACTGAGACAACGCATGGATATCAAACGCACCGTCCTATGGGTCATCTTTTTCATGTCAGCGGTCATGCTGTTCGACAACTGGCAACGCGACCACGGACGCCCGTCGATGTTCTTCCCGAGCGCCAACCCGACCAAGACCGTCGGTAGCGCCGCACCGGGAACCACGACGCCGGGAACCCAGTCCGCCGATCTGCCGGCCACCAACGGAGCAGCGCCGGGCAATGCGCCGGCTGCCGCGGCCCAGGGCCAACTGATCAGCTTCAGCACCGACGTCTATAACGGCGAGATCGACACCCGCGGCGGCACGCTGTCGAAGCTGTCGCTCGTCAAGCAAGGCGACGGCAAGACGCCCGATCTGGTCATCACGCTGTTCGACCGCACCGCGAACCATACGTATCTGGCGCGCACCGGTCTGCTCGGCGGCGATTTCCCGAACCATACCGACATTTACACGCCGCTGCCGAACCAGCCGCACGATCTGACGGGCGACGCCAAGTCGTTCCAGCTCAGCTTCGAGTCGCCGGTCAAGGGTGGTGTGAAGGTCATCAAGACCTACACGTTCACGCGCGGCAGCTATGTGATCGGTGTCGACACGAAGATCGAGAACGTCGGTACCGTGCCGGTCACGCCGTCGGTCTATATGGAACTGGTGCGCGACGACACGCCGGTGGAAACGCCGCGCTTCTCGCACACGTTCATCGGACCGGCTGTGTACACCGAGCAGCACCACTTCCAGAAGATGACGTTCAGCGACATCGACAAGAACAAGGAAGACTTCGTTACGTCGGCCGACAACGGCTGGATCGCGATGGTGCAGCATTACTTCGCGTCGGCGTGGATTCCGCAGCAAGGTGTGAAGCGCGACATCTATGTCGAGAAGATCGATCCGGCGCTGTATCGCGTCGGCGTAAAGGAACCGGTGGCGACGATCGCTCCGGGCCAATCGGCTGATGTGTCCGCGCGTCTGTTCGCCGGTCCGGAAGAAGAGCGCATGCTCGAAGGCATTGCGCCGGGCCTGGAACTGGTGAAGGACTATGGCTGGGTCACGATCATCGCGAAGCCGCTGTTCTGGCTGCTCGAAAAGATCCACAGCTATGTCGGCAACTGGGGCTGGTCGATCGTGCTGCTCACGTTGCTGATCAAGGCCGTGTTCTTCCCGCTGTCGGCTGCCAGCTACAAGTCGATGGCGCGCATGAAGGCGATCACGCCGCGCATGCAAGCCCTGCGTGAACGCTTCAAGGGCGATCCGCAGAAGATGAACGCCGCGCTCATGGAGCTGTACAAAACCGAGAAGGTCAATCCGTTCGGCGGCTGTCTGCCGGTCGTGATTCAGATTCCGGTGTTCATCTCGCTGTACTGGGTGCTGCTGTCGTCGGTGGAAATGCGCGGTGCGCCGTGGATTCTCTGGATTCACGATCTGTCGCAGCAAGACCCGTTCTTCATCCTGCCGGTGCTGATGGCCGTCTCGATGTTCCTGCAGACGCGTCTGAACCCGACGCCGCCGGACCCGGTTCAAGCCAAGATGATGATGTTCATGCCGATCGCGTTCTCGGTCATGTTCTTCTTCTTCCCGGCCGGTCTGGTGCTGTACTACGTCGTGAACAACGTGCTGTCGATCGCCCAGCAGTACTACATCACGCGGATGATGGGTAAGCCGAAGACGAAAACGGCCTGATCCTGATGATGTCTTGCCTGAAGCGGGCGGTGGTAGCGCCCGCTGGCTGACAGGCAGAAGCAGAAGCTAGCCGTAAAAAAAGCCGCCCGGTTTGCGCCGGGCGGCTTTTTTGTTGACCGTCGGTCTACTGGCCTTTTGGGTTTGACGCGTCTTCAGGCGAGTCGGCGGTTTCCTGCTGCGTGCCGCCGTCGAATTCAGTGATCAATTCTTCCACCAGGTTGCGCTGCTTCGGCGATAAACCCGCGAACCGGTTAGCCATCTGCGTAACCAGTTCGATCGTTTCCGGCGTCATCGGATACTTCTCGCCACGAGCAAGCGGTTTGGTCTTGCCGGATGGCGCGGGCCCGTAGTGCAGCCAGTGAATGTCCTTTTGCAGCCACGTCGCTAAAACCTGCAACTTATCGCGCTTCGGAATCGTCGTCCCCGCGAGCCATTTGTGCGCGGTTTGCGGCGAGACGGCAGGGCCACTGCTATAAAGCAGATTGAATTCCCTGGCTAAATCGGTCCCACCCTGAACGTCGTTGGGGAGTGAGTCTTTCAGCCGTTTGGCGAAAGCTGCTTTTTCTTTAGAGGTCGGCATGGGCCCGATTGTGCAATTCGGCGCATAATCAGTGGACAACCAAACACGCAATTTTATTGCTCAAATAAGCTATTTTTAGCCTGAAATCGCCAGCTAATAACGTGTTTCGCGATTTCGTCGAAAGTCTTCTTTTCCTTGTGCAGCGTGCGTTTTAGGCATCCTAGTGTGCTCATTTGTCGCAAATGTGTCTTAGGCTATCTTAGCTTGTGTGAGATAAATCTCTACTTGTCTTAAGAGGCTCGTGTCACGTTAGGAATGCGGCCCGAGTCCAGAGCCGGTGGATGCCCGCGTTACAATGCCCCGCGCCCGCTCCTGCGTATTCAATCCCTTCTGATAGCCTCGTCCCCATGCTCGCCACCGATTCCGATCCGATCGTCGCCATTGCCACCGCACCCGGCCGAGGCGGAATCGGGGTCGTGCGGATTTCGTTCGGCCGCGCTGCGGAAGCTGCTGCGCAGCCGTTGATGCAAGCACTCACTGGCCAAGCGCTCGCGCCGCGTCACGCGAGCTATGTGCCCTTCCTTGACGACAGCGGCAGCGCACTCGATCGCGGCATCGCGCTGTACTTTCCCGCCCCGCACTCCTACACCGGCGAGCATGTGCTCGAGTTGCAAGGCCATGGCGGTCCGGTCGTGCTGCAACTGGTCTTGCAGCGTTGCATCGAAGCCGGCCGAGCGTTCGGTCTGCGTCTGGCCGAGCCGGGTGAATTCACGCGACGCGCGTTTCTCAACGACAAGCTGGATCTGGCGCAAGCGGAAGCCGTCGCCGATCTGATCGAGGCCAGCACTGAGGCCGCGGCGCGCTCGGCGGGCCGCTCGCTCGACGGCGCGTTTTCGCGCGACATCCACGCCCTGGTCGAAGAGGTCATCACGCTGCGGATGCTGGTCGAAGCGACGCTCGATTTCCCGGAAGAAGAAATCGACTTTCTCGAAGCCGCCGATGCCCGCGGCAAACTCACGCGGATTCGCGAGCGCCTCGCGCACGTGCTGAGCGAAGCGCGTCAGGGGGCCTTGCTGCGCGAGGGTTTGTCGGTGGTGTTGGCGGGACAGCCGAACGTCGGCAAGTCGTCGCTGCTGAACGCGCTGACCGGCGCGGAGTTGGCCATCGTCACGCCAATCGCCGGCACGACGCGCGACAAGGTCGCGCAAACCATCCAGATCGAAGGTATTCCGCTGCATGTGATCGACACGGCCGGCCTGCGCGATACGGAAGACGAGGTGGAAAAGATCGGCATTGCGCGCACGTGGAGCGAGATCGAGCGCGCGGACGTCGTGCTGCATCTGCTTGATGCACGGACCGGCATGACGGTCGAAGACGGAGCGATTGCTGACCGTTTCCCGAGTGGGGTGCCGGTGGTGCGCGTGTTGAACAAGACGGATCTGACGGGGCTTGCACCGGCCGTGACAGCGCTGGACGCGGATCTCGAGCTCAGCGAAGTACGGCTGTCGGCGAAACAAGGCGATGGTGTCGCGTTGCTGCGCGAGGAATTACTGCGAATCGCCGGATGGCAGGCCGGCGCGGAGAGCGTCTACCTCGCGCGCGAGCGGCATCTGACTGCGCTACGTGCGGCCCAGGAGCATCTGGCGACGGCTGCGGCGCACGCCGATCAGAACGCTCAGGCGCTGGATCTGTTTGCCGAGGAACTGCGGCTCGCGCAGGACCAACTGAACTCGATCACCGGGGAATTCAGTTCGGACGACCTGCTCGGCGTGATTTTCAGCCGGTTTTGTATCGGCAAGTAGAAAGTGTTGGCTAATTTTTCGCGAAAGGCTTATTTGGCATGCCCTGTTCGGACTCTTAGCGCGGACATCTGAACGCCCACCGAACGTCATCTGTCGACCTAAATCTGCGCGTTTCTTTGGTACACAAGAACACAGCCGGTTTAAAATCACCGCTGTCCGTGTATCAAACGATCCGCCATGCCAAAACTCGCCGCCCCCCTCACTGAAACGCAGATCCGCGCGCTCGAGCCGCGTGCCACCCGATATTGCGTCGCGGACGGCAACGGCCTCGTCATCGAAATCATGACGACGGGCACCAAGGTCTGGCGTTTCCGCTACTCACTGAACGGCAAGCGCCAGCCGCTCGTCACGATCGGCGACTATCGGATGATTTCGCTGCGGGTCGCGCGCGCCAAGGCGCAGAAGTACGCGGACATGGTCGCAAGCGGCGTCTCGCCGGTGGCGACGGCGCGCCGCGATCGCGGCGCCGAGAGCAAGGCCGAGGTGCTGCGCGAGGGCGCGGAGCTCTATCTCGCGACGGAGATGGCTGGCAAGTCGGCGGAGTATCAGCGCACCACGCGGCGCGCGCTCGAAAAAGATGTGCTCCCCGCCATTGGCGCCAAGCCGATCAAAGCCGTGACGGACGACGACATCCGCGCGATATGCGACCAGATCAAAAGCCGTGGCTCGCCCAAGATGGCGCTGCACACGCGCAACGCGGTCAAGCGACTCTATGAGTACCTGATTGCCCGGCAACTCGCCACGGCCAATCCGGCAGAGCTCATCCCGGCGCGCTTCATCGCAACGCCGGACAGCCGCACCCGCGTACTCGCGCCAGACGAATTAGGCGCCATGCTCCGGGCGATCTACGCATCGAACATTCGACGCCCGCTGAAATTGGCTTTGCACCTGCTCGTGCTGACGATGGTGCGGAAATCGGACATCGTCGAGGCCGCCTGGTCCGAATTCAACCTCAACGCAGCGCGATGGACGATTCCCGCCGCGCGAATGAACAAGGGCCGCGACCATGTGGTGTATCTCTCGCATCAGGCGGTCGCCCTACTGCGCGAGCTTCAGGACACGAAGACCAGTCGAAATTTCGTCTTCCCGAGCGTCAGGGGCGACGATCGGCCGATCGCGAAGAGCACGCTCAATCAGGCCGTCAAATCGCTCGGGCTCGACGTCGAGCATTTTGTCCTACATGACTTTCGACGCACCGCCGCGACCCACTTGCGCGAGATGGGGCAGCCTGCGGACGCGATTGAGAATGCGCTGGCGCATACCGTCAAAGACGGCCCGAGCGAAGACAACCACGCCGAGCATGCCGCGGAACGGCGTCGGACTTTGCAGCAGTGGGCAGATTTCGTCGACGCGCAGATCGAGAGCGGCCGACAGGGCGTGATCGGCTAAGCGCGGCAGGTGTGGCAATTTCCTGGCCGGTTGCCGCAGCTCGTCGCACCAGCAACGCTGGCAACACCAGCAAATTTTATGGTACACAGAGAAATAAGCACCGACTGTAAGTATCAGCCAATAAAAAGAAAACTGTCTTCTTCACTAGGTTCTCAGTCGCTACCTTCTACACCGCTGCCGGCGCATCCACGCCCATCCCACCGCGCTGCCAGCCAACCCATCACGGCGTCCTTTTTTCCCGGCGATCATCGCCTAAACTACTAGGACCGATGCAAGCCGGGACGGAGGCTCCCATGTCTGAATCGTTAATGGCTTATTTGCTGGGACCCTTGGTGATGCTGGTGGTCGGCGTGGCGATCTGGGCCTCGTCCCACTATCGCGACAAGACCAAGCCGGAGCGCCTCGAGCGCTGGCTCGACACGCATTATGCGGAGTGGCTGCATCACAAGCATTGAGCGGATACACCCAATAAGACAAGGCCGTCGCACCCTGCGACGGCCTTTTTCGCTGTGCGCGCGAGCATCGAGACCGCGCGCGTCAGTGCATTTCATTTACCAGCCCGGTTGGGGCTCCTGCGGATACCCGTATTGTGCGGGCGGCGGCGCACCGCACGCGACGTACGCGCGCTGGTACTGGTCATAGCAGTATCCCGGCGGCGGTCCCGCATACACGGGCGCCGGCTGATACACCGGCTGCGCGTAGACCGGCTGCTGGTAAGCGACCACAGGTGCCGGATTCAACGCGGACGTCACTACCGCGCCCAGCACGGCACCGCCGATCAGCGCACCGACCACATCGCCGCCATCGCCATGAGCCGACGCTTGCCCCGCCACGCTCAGACTCCCGACCATCAACAACGCCATCGCAATTTTTTTCATGTTTCGCTCCCGCCGTTCAGGCATGGAGCGGATTGTGTAGTGCGCGCGCAGAAATAGATGCTGCAGTTGGTAACTGGGCATTACCGATGTAACGTCGCGCGAGCAAGGTGGCTATGACCTCACAAGACGCGGCGTAAGAAATCCGCTCTTTCCGGCGAGGAATACGCTGACGCTCTGTCGTCTCCGTCCGATCGCCGAGGCGGGGCCTACTCGATAGAATCACAGCGCCACTCAGGAAGGTTCACAACGCCTATAGCTGCCTTCCTGCGCAACGGGTTAGGGAGCCACGATGACGAATCACAACTTTGACAAAATCAAGCAAGTCAACGAAGTAAATGCCGAATTCTGGTCAGCGCGAGAACTTCAGCCACTTCTCGACTACGCGACATGGGACAAATTCAAGCGTGTCATCGAGAAGGCAAGCGTGGCTTGCGAGCGCTCGGGGCATCGCGTTGACGACCATTTTTCCCAAGTGGGAAAAATGGTCATAGTGGGTTCTGGCGCCCAGCGTACCGTCGAAGATTTCCGGCTTTCCCGCTACGCATGCTACCTGGTCGTCCAAAACGGTGACCCGTCGAAGCCCGTCATTGCAAACGGCCAGACCTACTTTGCCCTTCAGACACGGCGCCAGGAACTCGGTGACGAAAAGGCGTTCGCCGGCATGATGGAAGATCAGCGTCGACTGATGTTGCGCGTCGAACTCACTCACCACAACAAAAAACTAAGCGCAGCGGCCCGCACTGCCGGCGTGCAAACCACGCTCGACTATGCGGTCTTCCAGGACCATGGCTATCGAGGCCTATACGGCGGCTTGGGTGCAAAGGACATTCACGTGCACAAGAATTTGAAGAAAAGCCAGAAAATTCTCGACCATATGGGCAGCACGGAACTCGCAGCCAACCTTTTCCGCGCGACACAAACCGAAGAGAAACTCCGGCGTGATGGCGTGCACGGCAAGCAGCAAGCTAATCAGACGCACTTCGAAGTTGGCGGCAAAGTCCGCGACACGATCCGCGAGCTAGGCGGGACCATGCCCGAAGCGTTGCCGACGCCAAAAACAAGCATTCGGCACCTTGCAAAGGAAAGCAAAAAGCCGGAGGGCTAAATCATCAAGCGCTGTCGTCCGCAGCGGCCGCGCAAGAACGACGGCCGCCTCCATTCCCACGATCAATGTAAAATTCGCCGCATGACCCGTCGGACAAATCCGACGACCCGCAAAGCTTTCCGATTTTTCGACCCCGAGACCCACCAGTCGACAACCGGGCGTCGAGCCCAAGCCAAAAAGTTAAGGGGCGTGCGCGTGAAACAATGGACCATCCGGCAACGGATTCTGTGCAGCTTCGGGATCGTGCTGATCGTGATGCTGGCAATGGCAATCGTCACCTTCGAGCAACTCGGCGGCATCGACCGCGACGCGAAGAGCCAGCAGCAGGACTCGATGCCCGGCCTCTACTACGCAACCGCGATGCGCGCGGCCTGGTTCGAGAACTACACCGTCACCCAGCGTCTCGTCTATGTCGATACGGACCCCGATACCGTCAAGCGCGATTCCGCGCGCCTCGTTGAGACCCAGCAAACGCTGCAGAAGCTGCTCAACGATTACGGCGGCACGATTTTCCGTCAGGACGACCGTGACCTCTTCAACGACTTCCGGCAGCAACACACGCAATACCTGCCAATCCAGGCGTCGCTGATGACCACCCTGTCGACCTCGAAAGAGGGCGCCGCGCGTATCTTCAACGCGCAGCTCACGCCGGTCTGGGAATCCGGCCGGGTCGCCGTGCGCAAGCTGGTGGACGACAACAAGACCTACGCTGACCAATCCGCGGAAAGCATCCGCAGATCGGTCGAGACGACCCGTATCGTGCTGCTCGTGATGCTGCTGATCGCCGCCGTCGCCGCCGTGCTGGCCGGTTACTGGCTGCTGCGCGCAGTCACCACGCCGATGGCGAAGGTGCTGCAAGTCGTCGACGTCATGCGCACGGGGGACCTCACGCAACGTCTGCAACTGAACCGCGCGGATGAAATCGGCGCGCTCGAAGCGGGCTTTAACCGTATGACCGACGAGCTCACCGCACTGGTCGGCCAGGCGCAGAAGTCGGCGGTCCAGGTCACCACGTCGGTGACGGAGATCGCCGCGACGTCACGTGAACAGCAAGCCACCGCGAACGAAACCGCGGCGACTACCACTGAGATCGGCGCCACGTCGCGCGAAATCTTCGCGACCTCGCGCGATCTGCTGCGCACGATGAACGAAGTCTCCGAAGTGGCCGGCCAGTCGGCGGCGCTCGCCGGCACCGGCCACGCCGGCCTCGCGCGCATGGAAGAGACCATGCGCCTCGTGATGGAAGCAGCCGGCTCGGTCAACGCGAAGCTCGCGATCCTCAACGAGAAGGCCAGCAACATCAACCAGGTCGTCGCCACCATTACCAAGGTCGCGGATCAGACCAACCTGCTCTCGCTGAACGCGGCGATCGAAGCAGAAAAGGCCGGCGAATACGGCCGCGGTTTCGCGGTCGTGGCGACCGAGATTCGCCGTCTCGCCGATCAGACCGCCGTCGCGACCTACGACATCGAACAGATGGTCAAGGAGATCCAGTCCGCGGTGGCTGCCGGCGTGATGGGCATGGACAAGTTCTCCGAAGAAGTGCGGCGCGGCATGCTCGACGTCCAGAACGTGGGCGGCCATCTCACGCAGATCATCCAGCAGGTGCAAGCGCTCGCGCCACGCTTCTCGATGGTCAACGAAGGCATGCAGACGCAAGCCACCGGCGCCGAACAGATCACCCAGGCGCTGACGCAGCTTTCGGAGGCCGCGCAGCAGACGGCGGAATCGCTGCGCCAGTCGACCCAGGCCATCGACGATCTGACGCACGTCGCCAATAGTCTGCGCACCGGTGTATCGCGCTTCAAGGTGATCGCCTGACGCGCCGCGGCGGGCTCATTCAGACACGCGAAGCGAACCACCCGCACTCCACCTCAGCCCACGTCCACGCCGATGCTCTTCATCCTCTTCACGCTCGATAGCGAACGCTACGTGATCGACGCGACGCAGGTGGAGCGCATGATGCCGCTCACGCCGCAGGCGCCGCCGAAGACGATCCCCGGCGCGCCGTCGTGGGTCGCGGGCGTGCTCGATCACGAAGGCGCACCGCTGCCGGTGATCGATCTGCCGGCGCTCGCGCTCGGCCGCCCCGCCGCGCAGTTGATGTCGACGCGTATCGTGCTGGTGCGCTATCCGCATGCCGGCACCGTGCGCCTGCTCGCGCTCCTGCTCGAAGGCGCAACGCGCACCATCCGTCTGAACAGCGACGCGTTTCATGATGCCGGCATCGACATGCCGCACGCGCGCTATCTGGGCCCGGTCGCGAGCGAAGCAGGCGGTCTGGTGCAATGGATTCGCGTCGAGCACCTGCTGCCCGACGATGTCAAAGCCCTGCTGTTTCCCGAGGCGCACGCATGAACGCGCATCACGACAACGCGCCGCTCTATCGACGCTTCGTCGATCTGCTGCATCGAACCATCGGGCTCGATGCAGCCTCGCTCGGTCATAGCGCGATCGAGCGCGCGATCGATCAGCGCGCCGCGGCCTGGTGCGAGGACGGTCACGCCGGCGCCACGCTCGCCGACTACTGGGACGCCGCGCAAGCGTCGCCTTCGATGGTGCAGGCGCTGGTCGAAACGGTGGTGGTGCCGGAGACCTGGTTCTACCGCGACGCGGACGCGTTCAGGGCGCTCGCGCGTCTCGCGCACGAACGCCTCGACGAGCGCGGCACCGCGCTGCCGCTGCGGATTTTGAGCCTGCCCTGCTCGACCGGCGAAGAGCCGTACACGATCGCGATGACGCTGCTCGACGCCGGCATCGACGCCGCGCACATGCGCATCGACGCCATGGATATCAGCGAGCGCTCGCTGGCCCTCGCGCAGCGCGCCGTGTACAGCCGCAACTCGTTTCGTGGCAACGCGTTCCCGTTTCGCGACATCCACTTCACGCGCACCGAAGACGGTTGGCGTCTCGCGCCGCGCATCGCCGAGACAGTCCGGTTCTCGCGCGCCAATCTGATGCAACTCGATGCCACGGCGCTCGGCGTCTATGACTTCGTGTTCTGCCGCAACGTGCTGATTTACTTCGACCGTGACGCACAGCAAAAGGCCTTGCATGCGCTCAACAACGTGCTGGTCGAAAACGGCACGCTGTTCGTCGGTCCTGCGGAAACCGGGCTGTTGATGCGTTACGGCATGCAGTCGGCGAAGATTCCTTTGGCGTTCGCGTTCCACCGCGCCACACCCGCTGAAGCGCAGCTCAACGGCTGGCACACCGCGCCGCTCGCCACCGCCGCGGCACTCGCAATGGCGCATTCGCCGGTGCCCGCGCTCGCGCCGCTGCAGGTGTTCTCAGCAGAGCCGTTCGCGTGGCCCGATCCGGTTGCGCGCACACCGTTCAATGGCAGTTTGGCTCAGACGCCGTTTAGCGGAATGTCGCCGCACACACCGTCGGCGGGTATTTCGCAACGCTTGCCGTCGGATGGAGTCTCGCGGCACACGTCATTGAACGGTATTTCTCAGAACATGCCGTCGAATGACATTTCACAGCGCACGCCTTTAAGCGGTATTCCGCAACACACGCCGAAGGCGTCCAGCGCTGCGTCGCAGTCGCACGAGTTCATGTCACCGCACGTCACCTCGCCCACCAACGCCGCACGCGACACGCTGCAAGCCGCGCACGCGCTGGCCGACGCGGGCCGTCTGACGGAAGCGGCGAACGCGATCAACGTCTATCTGGAACAGCACGCACCGCACGCCGAGGCGTTCTACCTGCTCGGTGTGCTGGCCGACGCCGGCGGCGATACGAACCTCGCGCGCGGCCAGTATCGCAAGGCGCTCTATCTCGACCCGCAGCACGGCGAAGCGCTCGCGCATCTGGCGACGCTGCTCGAACTCGAAGGCGATCGCAACGGCGCCCGTCTGTTGATGGAACGCGCGGCGCGCGCACAGGGAGCGCAACGTGGTTGAGGACCGCACGGTGACCTTCGACGACTGCTGGAACCGCATCGGCGTGCGCGGCGATTCGTCGTGCGAGCGGCTGGTCGAATACGTGCGCTGTCTGAATTGCCCCGTGTTCGAAGCGGCTGCGGCCAAATTGCTGGAGCGGCCGATTCCGCTCGTGGAGCTCGCGCAGCATGACGCCCGCACACCGGCACAACAGCAACGACATGATCCGCAAGGGGCGAGTGAGTCGTTTCTCATCTTTCGTATCGGCGGCGAATGGCTCGGGCTGCCCACACCGATCTTCAAGCGCATCGTGCAGACCCGGCCGATTCATACGTTGCCGCACCGGCAACATCGCGCGGTACTGGGCGTGGTGAATGTGCAGGGCGACTTGCTGGTGTGCCTGTCGCTCGCGCATCTGCTGGGTTTCGAGGCCGACACCACCGCGGCAGACGATAAAGCGCGTCACGATCTGCCGCGTTTGCTGGTGGTTTCGCGCGCAGAAGAGCATGCCGTGCTGCCCGTCGATCAGGTCGACGGCGTGCATCGGATCGCGGTCTCTACCTTTTGCCCGCCGCCGGCGACGCTGTCACACGCTGCCGCTGCGCATACGCGCGCCGTGGCCCCGTGGCGCGGCATGACGGTCGGCCTGCTAGACGCTGATGCATTGTTCGATACCTTGAACCGGAGTCTCGGATGACGGACGACCCGCGCCGCCCGTCGCTCATCGATCTCTTCCGCGAAGAAGCGCGGACCCAGGCACGCGTGCTCAACGACGGCCTGCTCGCCCTCGACCGCGCGCCGCGCGATGCCGCCGCGCTCGAGGCCTGCATGCGCGCGGCGCATTCGCTGAAGGGCGCGGCGCGCATCGTCGGTGTGCAGGTCGGTGTCGAACTCGCGCACGCGATGGAAGATTGTTTCGTCGCGGCGCAGGAAGGGCGCGCGTTGCTCGACGCCGCGTGGATTGATGCGTTGCTGCGCGGTGTCGATATCGTTGCGCGCATCGGCAATGATGAGGACGAGTCGGCGCGTGACGCCGTCAGCGCATGCGTGGCGTCGCTGCAAGCGCGTATGGCGGGTGTCGTGCCGCATGGCGTGGCAATGCGGCGGGATGCCTTACCACCGGCTGCCGCTACGCCTGCCGCGAGTCCTGCTCGCGTCGACGCCTCTGCACCTGCACCCAGCGTAGCCACCGAACCGCAGACCGCTCCGGCCGACGCCGACCATGACGCCGATGCCGCATTCAATCTCCTAGCCAACGCCCTGCGCGCTGAAG comes from Burkholderia sp. GAS332 and encodes:
- a CDS encoding methyl-accepting chemotaxis protein WspA yields the protein MTRRTNPTTRKAFRFFDPETHQSTTGRRAQAKKLRGVRVKQWTIRQRILCSFGIVLIVMLAMAIVTFEQLGGIDRDAKSQQQDSMPGLYYATAMRAAWFENYTVTQRLVYVDTDPDTVKRDSARLVETQQTLQKLLNDYGGTIFRQDDRDLFNDFRQQHTQYLPIQASLMTTLSTSKEGAARIFNAQLTPVWESGRVAVRKLVDDNKTYADQSAESIRRSVETTRIVLLVMLLIAAVAAVLAGYWLLRAVTTPMAKVLQVVDVMRTGDLTQRLQLNRADEIGALEAGFNRMTDELTALVGQAQKSAVQVTTSVTEIAATSREQQATANETAATTTEIGATSREIFATSRDLLRTMNEVSEVAGQSAALAGTGHAGLARMEETMRLVMEAAGSVNAKLAILNEKASNINQVVATITKVADQTNLLSLNAAIEAEKAGEYGRGFAVVATEIRRLADQTAVATYDIEQMVKEIQSAVAAGVMGMDKFSEEVRRGMLDVQNVGGHLTQIIQQVQALAPRFSMVNEGMQTQATGAEQITQALTQLSEAAQQTAESLRQSTQAIDDLTHVANSLRTGVSRFKVIA
- a CDS encoding chemotaxis-related protein WspB, whose amino-acid sequence is MLFILFTLDSERYVIDATQVERMMPLTPQAPPKTIPGAPSWVAGVLDHEGAPLPVIDLPALALGRPAAQLMSTRIVLVRYPHAGTVRLLALLLEGATRTIRLNSDAFHDAGIDMPHARYLGPVASEAGGLVQWIRVEHLLPDDVKALLFPEAHA
- a CDS encoding MCP methyltransferase, CheR-type, giving the protein MNAHHDNAPLYRRFVDLLHRTIGLDAASLGHSAIERAIDQRAAAWCEDGHAGATLADYWDAAQASPSMVQALVETVVVPETWFYRDADAFRALARLAHERLDERGTALPLRILSLPCSTGEEPYTIAMTLLDAGIDAAHMRIDAMDISERSLALAQRAVYSRNSFRGNAFPFRDIHFTRTEDGWRLAPRIAETVRFSRANLMQLDATALGVYDFVFCRNVLIYFDRDAQQKALHALNNVLVENGTLFVGPAETGLLMRYGMQSAKIPLAFAFHRATPAEAQLNGWHTAPLATAAALAMAHSPVPALAPLQVFSAEPFAWPDPVARTPFNGSLAQTPFSGMSPHTPSAGISQRLPSDGVSRHTSLNGISQNMPSNDISQRTPLSGIPQHTPKASSAASQSHEFMSPHVTSPTNAARDTLQAAHALADAGRLTEAANAINVYLEQHAPHAEAFYLLGVLADAGGDTNLARGQYRKALYLDPQHGEALAHLATLLELEGDRNGARLLMERAARAQGAQRG
- a CDS encoding CheW protein yields the protein MVEDRTVTFDDCWNRIGVRGDSSCERLVEYVRCLNCPVFEAAAAKLLERPIPLVELAQHDARTPAQQQRHDPQGASESFLIFRIGGEWLGLPTPIFKRIVQTRPIHTLPHRQHRAVLGVVNVQGDLLVCLSLAHLLGFEADTTAADDKARHDLPRLLVVSRAEEHAVLPVDQVDGVHRIAVSTFCPPPATLSHAAAAHTRAVAPWRGMTVGLLDADALFDTLNRSLG